A single genomic interval of Rhizobium leguminosarum bv. trifolii WSM1325 harbors:
- a CDS encoding binding-protein-dependent transport systems inner membrane component (PFAM: binding-protein-dependent transport systems inner membrane component~KEGG: rec:RHECIAT_CH0000800 spermidine/putrescine ABC transporter, permease component II protein), whose amino-acid sequence MLKWTRFNIVSVTLGFAFLYLPIVLLVIFSFNESKLVTVWGGFSTKWYVSLMSNQALLDAAWVTLRVGLLSATFATILGTMAALTLVRYTRFRGRMLFSGMVYAPLVMPEVITGLSLLLLFVAIGLDRGFWTITLAHTTLTMCFVAVVVQSRLLSFDHSIEEAAQDLGAPPVRTFFEITLPIIAPAVASGWILAFTLSLDDLVIASFTSGPGATTLPMRIYSQVRLGVTPEINAVCTILIGIVALGVICASIITKRRETQRQRDERAAAAGA is encoded by the coding sequence ATGCTGAAATGGACCCGTTTCAACATCGTCTCCGTCACGCTCGGCTTCGCTTTCCTCTATCTGCCGATCGTGCTTCTCGTCATTTTCTCCTTCAACGAATCCAAACTCGTGACCGTCTGGGGCGGCTTCTCGACGAAATGGTATGTCTCGTTGATGAGCAATCAGGCCTTGCTCGACGCTGCGTGGGTGACGCTGCGCGTCGGACTGCTGTCGGCAACGTTTGCAACCATCCTCGGCACGATGGCGGCGCTGACATTGGTGCGCTACACGCGCTTTCGCGGACGCATGCTGTTTTCGGGCATGGTCTATGCGCCCCTCGTCATGCCGGAGGTCATCACCGGCCTGTCATTGCTGCTGCTCTTCGTCGCGATCGGTCTCGACCGCGGCTTCTGGACGATCACGCTCGCGCATACGACGTTGACCATGTGCTTCGTCGCCGTCGTCGTCCAGTCGCGCCTGCTGAGTTTCGATCATTCGATCGAGGAAGCGGCTCAGGATCTCGGCGCGCCGCCGGTGCGGACTTTCTTCGAGATCACCCTGCCGATCATCGCGCCCGCCGTCGCCTCCGGCTGGATCCTGGCCTTCACCCTGTCGCTCGACGATCTGGTGATTGCAAGCTTCACGTCGGGGCCTGGCGCCACCACGCTGCCGATGAGGATCTACAGCCAGGTCCGCCTCGGCGTAACGCCCGAGATCAATGCGGTGTGCACGATCCTGATCGGCATCGTCGCCCTCGGCGTCATCTGCGCCTCGATCATCACCAAGCGCCGCGAAACGCAGCGACAGAGGGACGAGCGCGCCGCTGCGGCCGGTGCGTGA
- a CDS encoding phasin (TIGRFAM: phasin~KEGG: ret:RHE_CH00721 hypothetical protein), with amino-acid sequence MATIKTDDVFSIASFDPSKFTESFREFAEKGAQQSKDAYAKLKTAGEEAGKTLEATVQTAQAGSVEIGLKAIDILRINSENSLSHFEALLGVKSPAEFFELQTSFIRKQAELTVEQAKSIQETTKQVAEKLAKPSKDAAEKAMASFKVA; translated from the coding sequence ATGGCTACCATAAAGACCGACGACGTTTTTTCAATCGCTTCTTTCGACCCGTCCAAGTTCACGGAATCTTTCCGTGAATTCGCCGAAAAGGGCGCTCAGCAGTCGAAGGATGCCTATGCCAAGCTGAAGACCGCTGGCGAGGAAGCCGGCAAGACGCTCGAAGCCACCGTCCAGACGGCACAGGCCGGCAGCGTCGAGATCGGCCTGAAGGCGATCGACATCCTGCGCATCAATTCCGAGAACTCGCTGTCGCACTTCGAAGCGCTGCTCGGTGTCAAGTCCCCGGCCGAATTCTTCGAGCTGCAGACCTCGTTCATCCGCAAGCAGGCCGAACTCACCGTCGAGCAGGCGAAGTCGATCCAGGAAACCACCAAGCAGGTGGCCGAGAAGCTCGCAAAGCCCTCCAAGGACGCCGCCGAAAAGGCCATGGCTTCCTTCAAGGTTGCCTGA
- a CDS encoding binding-protein-dependent transport systems inner membrane component (PFAM: binding-protein-dependent transport systems inner membrane component~KEGG: ret:RHE_CH00716 spermidine/putrescine ABC transporter, permease component I protein): MGKFTSGLYNRLVIVIPYAWLLLFFLAPFFIVFRISLSTTAIAMPPYEPVFSFADGWAGLLSKIGEFSFDNYTYLTDDPLYFNAYVSSVVIAGISTFLTLLIAYPIAYGMAQAPRGLRPTLVMLVILPFWTSFLIRVYAWIAILKPEGLFNQLLLSLHLIDTPLIILNTNTAVYIGIVYSYLPFMVLPLYSALEKMDGTLIEAAQDLGCPPITAFWRITFPLSIPGVVAGCMLVFIPAVGEFVIPDLLGGSQTLMIGKTLWNEFNSNRDWPVSSAVATILLLILVIPIVFFQNVQAKAEERGK; encoded by the coding sequence ATGGGCAAGTTCACTTCCGGCCTCTACAATCGCCTCGTCATCGTCATCCCTTACGCCTGGCTACTGCTTTTCTTCCTGGCGCCTTTCTTCATCGTCTTCCGCATTTCGCTGTCGACGACGGCGATCGCCATGCCGCCCTATGAGCCTGTCTTCTCCTTCGCCGACGGCTGGGCCGGCCTCTTAAGCAAGATCGGCGAATTCTCTTTCGACAATTACACCTACCTCACCGACGACCCGCTCTATTTCAACGCCTATGTGTCGAGCGTGGTGATCGCCGGGATCTCCACCTTCCTGACGCTGCTGATCGCCTATCCGATCGCCTACGGCATGGCGCAGGCGCCACGTGGCCTGCGGCCGACGCTGGTGATGCTCGTCATCCTGCCCTTCTGGACGAGCTTCCTGATCCGCGTCTACGCCTGGATCGCCATCCTCAAGCCGGAGGGCCTATTCAACCAGCTGCTGCTGTCGCTGCACCTGATCGATACACCGCTGATCATCCTGAACACCAATACCGCCGTCTATATCGGCATCGTCTATTCCTATCTGCCCTTCATGGTGCTGCCGCTTTATTCGGCGCTCGAGAAGATGGACGGCACGTTGATCGAGGCTGCGCAGGATCTCGGCTGCCCGCCGATCACAGCCTTCTGGCGCATCACCTTCCCGCTGTCTATCCCCGGCGTGGTGGCCGGCTGCATGCTGGTCTTCATCCCGGCCGTCGGTGAATTCGTCATTCCCGATCTGCTCGGCGGGTCGCAGACGCTGATGATCGGCAAGACACTGTGGAACGAGTTCAATTCCAATCGCGACTGGCCGGTCTCCTCGGCGGTGGCGACCATCCTGTTGCTGATCCTGGTCATCCCGATCGTCTTCTTCCAGAATGTCCAGGCCAAGGCCGAAGAGCGGGGGAAATAA
- a CDS encoding acetoacetyl-CoA synthase (TIGRFAM: acetoacetyl-CoA synthase~PFAM: AMP-dependent synthetase and ligase~KEGG: rec:RHECIAT_CH0000803 acetyl-CoA synthetase protein), giving the protein MQDNRPLWVPSEDAIAKSPIHAFMERCNADFGLSLSGFEDLHAWSVAERENFWSAVWDFCGVQGERGAEVLANGDRMLEARFFPDATLNFAENLLSGRGDGDAIIFRGEDKAEDRWSWDRLRALVSKLQQAFVARGIGKGDRVAAMMPNMPETVAAMLAAASIGAIWSSCSPDFGEQGVLDRFGQIEPRLFIACDAYWYSGKLQDVGAKVATVAKTLAIPTVIVHYAGNAEAVARKTPGALTLEAFVAPYEAREVEFTRLAFAHPLYILFSSGTTGVPKCIVHSAGGTLLQHLKEQRLHCGLQAGEKLFYFTTCGWMMWNWLVSGLASGATLCLFDGSPFAPDGNVLFDYAEAEKFVIFGTSAKYIDAVRKGGLTPRVSHDLSSLRLMTSTGSPLSPEGFTFVYEGIKKDVQLASISGGTDIVSCFVLGNPLQPVWRGEIQGAGLGLAVDVWNDDGKPVRGEKGELVCTKAFPSMPVMFWNDPDGAKYRAAYFDRFDNVWCHGDFAEWTEHGGLVIHGRSDATLNPGGVRIGTAEIYNQVEQMAEVAEALCIGQDWDDDVRVILFVRLAPDVKLTEDLVKAIKSRIRTGASPRHVPAKIIAVADIPRTKSGKIVELAVREVVHGRPVKNQEALANPEALGLFAGLSELRD; this is encoded by the coding sequence ATGCAGGATAACAGACCACTTTGGGTGCCCTCGGAGGATGCCATTGCAAAAAGCCCGATCCATGCCTTCATGGAGCGCTGCAATGCCGACTTCGGGCTCTCTCTTTCGGGCTTTGAGGATCTGCATGCATGGTCGGTGGCCGAGCGGGAGAACTTCTGGTCGGCCGTCTGGGATTTTTGCGGCGTGCAGGGGGAGCGTGGCGCAGAGGTGCTTGCCAATGGCGACCGCATGCTGGAAGCCCGCTTCTTTCCCGATGCGACGCTGAACTTCGCCGAAAACCTGCTGTCTGGCCGCGGTGACGGCGATGCGATCATCTTCCGCGGCGAGGACAAGGCCGAGGACCGCTGGTCGTGGGACCGGCTGCGCGCGCTGGTCTCGAAGCTGCAGCAGGCCTTTGTAGCACGCGGCATCGGCAAGGGCGACCGCGTCGCCGCGATGATGCCAAACATGCCGGAGACCGTCGCCGCCATGCTCGCCGCCGCCTCGATCGGCGCCATCTGGTCGTCGTGTTCGCCTGATTTCGGCGAGCAGGGTGTGCTCGACCGCTTCGGCCAGATTGAGCCAAGGCTGTTCATCGCCTGCGATGCCTATTGGTATTCCGGCAAGCTTCAGGATGTCGGCGCCAAGGTCGCCACGGTCGCAAAGACTTTGGCTATCCCCACGGTCATCGTCCATTACGCCGGCAATGCGGAGGCCGTGGCGCGAAAGACGCCGGGCGCTTTAACGCTTGAGGCCTTTGTCGCGCCCTATGAGGCAAGGGAGGTGGAGTTCACGCGGCTTGCCTTCGCGCATCCGCTTTACATCCTCTTTTCGTCAGGCACGACAGGCGTACCGAAATGCATCGTGCATTCGGCCGGCGGCACGCTGCTGCAGCACCTCAAGGAGCAGCGGCTGCATTGCGGCCTGCAGGCGGGCGAGAAGCTGTTCTATTTCACCACTTGCGGCTGGATGATGTGGAACTGGCTGGTCAGCGGTCTTGCCAGCGGGGCGACGCTCTGCCTGTTCGACGGCTCGCCCTTCGCCCCCGATGGCAACGTGCTGTTCGACTATGCCGAGGCCGAAAAATTCGTCATCTTCGGCACCTCGGCGAAATATATCGATGCGGTGCGCAAAGGCGGGCTGACGCCGCGCGTCAGCCACGATCTCTCCAGCCTGCGGCTGATGACCTCCACCGGTTCGCCGCTGTCGCCGGAAGGGTTCACCTTCGTCTACGAAGGCATCAAGAAAGATGTACAGCTCGCCTCGATATCAGGCGGCACCGATATCGTCTCCTGCTTCGTACTCGGCAATCCGCTGCAGCCGGTCTGGCGCGGCGAGATCCAGGGGGCCGGCCTCGGCCTTGCGGTCGATGTCTGGAACGATGACGGCAAGCCGGTGCGCGGGGAGAAGGGTGAACTCGTCTGCACCAAGGCCTTCCCCTCGATGCCGGTGATGTTCTGGAACGACCCCGATGGCGCCAAATATCGCGCCGCCTATTTCGACCGGTTCGACAATGTCTGGTGCCACGGCGATTTCGCCGAATGGACGGAGCATGGCGGCCTGGTCATCCACGGCCGTTCGGATGCGACGCTCAATCCTGGCGGTGTTCGCATCGGCACGGCCGAGATCTACAATCAGGTGGAGCAGATGGCGGAGGTGGCCGAGGCGCTGTGCATCGGCCAGGACTGGGACGACGACGTACGCGTCATCCTTTTCGTCCGACTTGCCCCCGATGTGAAGCTGACCGAGGATCTCGTCAAGGCGATCAAGAGCCGCATCCGCACCGGCGCCTCGCCGCGGCATGTGCCGGCGAAGATCATCGCGGTTGCCGATATTCCCCGCACCAAGTCCGGCAAGATTGTCGAGCTTGCCGTGCGCGAGGTCGTTCACGGCCGGCCGGTGAAGAACCAGGAAGCGCTTGCCAATCCAGAGGCGCTGGGGCTCTTTGCCGGGCTAAGCGAACTGAGGGATTGA
- a CDS encoding AsmA family protein (PFAM: AsmA family protein~KEGG: ret:RHE_CH00718 hypothetical protein) — MSTSRHRRWRRKIGPVSRWLPAFARLSTVFLLIALALFVALRVAAPYLISTGFVRSGIEDALSKWTGYHAEIKGSPVLEFWPTPRITLNQITIRQPRESGDKLLGSIESLSADFSLIDALRGRTSFHEFHLVRPNLALTRDEKGLIDWSYAGLLARAISGVRYENGAEVLDPDLDAEIGAVTVEDGTLVVTDIKSAKTYHFDSVTADIAWPRLSGAISSVVIARINGQDLKVDFASRQPLLAFAGRNAETRTSLTSNLLTAHFQGIASIANLSALSGNVTATIPDVPALLTWSGKSIPGIATLKSASLESDIMSSGNGLRFNNLSLSLNEASATGVMDLFTQPGKRPKIGGTLAFDQMNLKPFLDAFALRLAAGEAEEISAGISGPLRLLDIDVRLSARRAQMGLFELSDVGASVIVAGGEAKFDIGDSQFEGGEMTAHLEATQRDFDGGGKLRLSIRDADFAALAERLQLKGPLPLATGSIDLDLQSPKAIWTTGLADVTGKLHFWTGEGTIPGIDATALRTQAAEKPFFPLSAAAGGAFAFSQLNLQADFANGSAEIHDAHIAGPTQTLTLSGIITYHSNGLALSGSLDATDPAKAAELPLLPFFIGGSWPNPVISPVPLFGNTPHAQ, encoded by the coding sequence ATGAGCACGTCAAGACATCGCAGGTGGCGCAGGAAGATCGGACCCGTTTCGCGCTGGCTTCCGGCCTTCGCCCGCCTGTCGACGGTATTCCTGCTGATCGCGCTGGCGCTTTTCGTGGCGCTCAGGGTTGCCGCACCCTATCTCATCTCGACCGGCTTCGTGCGCTCCGGCATCGAGGACGCGCTGTCGAAATGGACGGGATACCATGCCGAGATCAAGGGTAGTCCGGTTCTCGAATTCTGGCCGACACCGCGCATTACGCTGAACCAGATCACCATCCGCCAACCGCGCGAAAGTGGCGATAAGCTGCTCGGCAGCATTGAAAGCCTGTCGGCGGATTTCAGCCTCATCGATGCGTTGCGAGGCCGGACGAGCTTCCACGAATTCCACTTGGTGCGCCCCAACCTGGCGCTGACGCGCGACGAAAAAGGGCTGATCGACTGGAGTTATGCCGGCCTGCTCGCACGCGCGATCAGCGGCGTACGCTACGAAAACGGAGCTGAGGTGCTCGATCCCGATCTCGATGCCGAGATCGGCGCGGTGACCGTCGAGGACGGCACGCTTGTGGTCACCGACATCAAGTCCGCCAAGACCTATCATTTCGACAGCGTCACCGCAGATATCGCCTGGCCGAGACTATCCGGCGCAATCTCGTCGGTCGTCATCGCCCGCATCAACGGCCAGGACCTGAAAGTCGATTTCGCCTCGCGCCAGCCGCTGCTCGCCTTTGCCGGCAGGAATGCCGAGACACGGACGTCGCTCACATCAAACCTGTTGACGGCGCACTTCCAAGGCATTGCCAGCATCGCCAACCTTTCGGCCCTTTCCGGCAATGTCACAGCCACCATTCCCGATGTGCCCGCACTTCTGACATGGTCGGGCAAATCGATCCCCGGCATCGCAACGTTGAAGAGCGCCTCGCTGGAATCCGACATCATGTCGTCGGGTAATGGGCTGCGTTTCAACAATCTCAGCCTCTCGTTGAACGAAGCGAGCGCCACCGGGGTAATGGACCTTTTCACCCAACCCGGCAAACGACCGAAAATCGGCGGCACGCTCGCCTTCGACCAGATGAACCTCAAGCCCTTCCTCGACGCCTTCGCGCTCCGCCTCGCGGCCGGCGAGGCGGAGGAAATTTCCGCCGGCATCAGCGGACCATTGCGGCTGCTCGATATCGACGTCAGGCTTTCGGCGCGGCGCGCGCAGATGGGTCTCTTCGAGCTTTCCGACGTTGGCGCCAGCGTGATCGTTGCCGGCGGCGAAGCGAAATTCGATATTGGCGACAGCCAGTTCGAAGGCGGTGAAATGACCGCGCATCTGGAAGCGACGCAGCGCGACTTCGACGGCGGCGGCAAGCTGCGGCTGTCGATCCGCGATGCCGACTTCGCGGCCCTTGCAGAACGCCTGCAGTTGAAAGGTCCGCTGCCGCTTGCGACAGGATCGATCGATCTCGACCTGCAGTCGCCCAAGGCGATCTGGACGACCGGCCTTGCCGACGTCACCGGCAAGCTGCACTTCTGGACCGGGGAAGGCACGATTCCCGGCATCGATGCCACGGCACTTCGGACGCAGGCAGCCGAAAAGCCGTTCTTTCCGCTGAGCGCGGCAGCAGGCGGCGCCTTCGCCTTCAGCCAGTTGAACCTACAGGCCGATTTCGCCAACGGCTCCGCCGAGATCCATGACGCCCATATCGCCGGACCCACACAGACACTGACGCTTTCCGGCATCATCACCTATCATTCGAACGGGCTGGCACTTTCCGGATCACTGGATGCAACCGATCCGGCCAAGGCGGCGGAGCTGCCGCTTCTGCCGTTCTTCATCGGCGGCTCATGGCCGAACCCGGTGATCTCGCCGGTTCCGCTATTCGGCAATACACCCCACGCGCAGTGA
- a CDS encoding PAS/PAC sensor signal transduction histidine kinase (KEGG: rec:RHECIAT_CH0000804 probable two-component sensor histidine kinase protein~TIGRFAM: PAS sensor protein~PFAM: ATP-binding region ATPase domain protein; PAS fold domain protein; histidine kinase A domain protein~SMART: ATP-binding region ATPase domain protein; histidine kinase A domain protein; PAS domain containing protein) has translation MPAVQYPFIDIAVHARVRERFSRGEAMVLFSADLARLLWANGAGAELFGHSAVYDLLDQGVDRADITFRQLETAARQLTDIGDSRSLMIRVAKGFQRAQVQAAAELIRLSQGEQAILFSVPVSAKPLAAGASAAQMLQGLDDPDTHMAVIGANGEVIAASPGFASLGISEQTAKTLINLAGAHPDRLVKRPVATGRGNLPAAVGKLSDDPALNLLFAVETAVGHLDPVDAPALAPVDAPALDPVDAPAQEESAPPMEVLQDEPVAATGFTEIIDAVSGIEEVEETLEEITGENEQPAEIAVASADEAIDGMDPAEDAEPKSDDGVTDSSADEPAAVIEDDVTSIAETAEPPVEASETPIEDAPEAVHEETAIATPVVPDVPPAPQLEAESGFVFRPNSRATRFVWKIDAEGRFNEVSHEFAAAVGPHASDIIGSAFGDVAALFNLDPDGKLSEALARRDTWSGKTILWPVEGTSLVVPVDLAALPTYTRNRDFDGFRGFGVVRLSDAQEDPLALGLTLGPDGIGHDAASLGPPAETIAEVAHEAETVLEEPLIDPSPTQEVEDQALTASEPQAEPAPEEIATEQAAEIPAQESAAEKAEGSADAGDISAAEPVAELPQEPPALRISETPNRRFSDKIVQLHNTGAGLTAAEQANFREIAKRLEAFGANKDEPAAPAPMEPNATETAAFNEASGPEAFGAETPTADQADIPSLEEIAPQEAIFENAVEAEREDDGATEEPAVIVEDEATEGLEETASQIEVLTSFIPPRIKMTDGLSVGTVDQLPVAVLIHIGDALIHANPEFMRLTGYGSLDALREVGGIEGLLQRRELEEKAAGSGTMMLVKADDTLAPVTARLQSVRWEDANALMLALMPVEGKEDGRGDANRFDGRSEDRPERMVEKVAKLQVEVEELRSILETATDGVVVIGTEGDIRSMNRSASALFNYDEQETRGKPFVMLFAHESQKAVIDYLNGLSGHGVASVLNDGREVIGREAAGGFVPLFMTMGQLTSSNGYCAVIRDITQWKRTEDELRNAKGAAETANAHKTDFLARVSHEIRTPLNAIIGFSDMMAGERFGPIGHPRYIEYANDIGRSGRHVLDIVNDLLDISKIEAGEMDLDFAAVGLNEAVSEAVALVQPQANGQRVIIRTALSQAVPEVVADLRSIKQIALNILSNAIRFTPSGGQIVVSTSYEANGSVVLRVRDTGIGMTRSELDQAMKPFRQVSSTQSRHRGDGTGLGLPLTKAMVDANRATFTINSAPNEGTLVEITFPSQRVLAG, from the coding sequence ATGCCCGCAGTCCAATATCCGTTCATCGATATCGCCGTGCATGCACGGGTACGGGAACGCTTTTCACGCGGCGAGGCCATGGTGCTGTTTTCGGCCGATCTCGCCCGTCTGCTCTGGGCGAACGGTGCGGGTGCCGAGCTTTTCGGCCATTCGGCGGTCTATGATCTGCTCGATCAGGGGGTCGACCGCGCCGACATCACCTTCCGCCAGCTGGAAACCGCCGCGCGCCAGCTGACCGATATCGGCGACAGCCGCAGCCTGATGATCCGCGTCGCCAAGGGCTTTCAGCGTGCGCAGGTGCAGGCGGCTGCCGAACTGATCCGGCTTTCTCAGGGCGAACAGGCCATCCTGTTTTCAGTGCCGGTCTCGGCAAAACCACTCGCGGCCGGCGCATCGGCGGCCCAGATGCTGCAGGGGCTCGATGATCCCGACACGCATATGGCGGTGATCGGCGCCAATGGTGAGGTCATCGCCGCTTCGCCGGGCTTTGCCTCGCTCGGGATCTCCGAGCAGACGGCAAAGACCTTGATCAACCTTGCCGGCGCGCATCCCGACCGGCTGGTGAAGCGACCTGTCGCCACCGGCAGAGGCAATCTCCCGGCCGCGGTCGGCAAGCTCAGCGACGATCCGGCGCTCAATCTGCTCTTTGCTGTCGAGACCGCGGTCGGTCATCTTGACCCGGTCGATGCGCCCGCGCTCGCCCCGGTCGATGCGCCCGCGCTCGATCCAGTCGATGCGCCCGCACAGGAAGAAAGCGCGCCGCCGATGGAGGTGCTTCAGGACGAACCCGTCGCCGCTACAGGCTTCACCGAAATCATCGACGCGGTCTCGGGGATCGAAGAGGTCGAGGAGACGCTCGAGGAGATCACCGGCGAAAACGAGCAGCCGGCTGAGATAGCTGTGGCATCCGCAGACGAGGCGATTGACGGGATGGATCCTGCCGAGGACGCGGAGCCGAAGAGCGACGACGGCGTGACCGATAGCAGCGCGGATGAGCCCGCCGCGGTCATTGAGGACGATGTGACTTCCATTGCGGAGACGGCGGAACCGCCTGTTGAAGCCAGCGAAACGCCTATCGAAGACGCGCCGGAAGCAGTCCACGAAGAGACCGCTATCGCAACGCCTGTGGTCCCCGACGTGCCCCCTGCCCCTCAGCTTGAGGCTGAGTCGGGCTTCGTTTTCAGGCCAAATAGCCGCGCCACGCGCTTCGTTTGGAAGATCGACGCCGAAGGCCGATTCAACGAAGTCAGCCACGAATTTGCCGCGGCCGTCGGTCCGCATGCGTCCGACATCATCGGCTCTGCCTTCGGCGATGTCGCCGCCCTCTTCAATCTCGATCCTGACGGCAAGCTTTCCGAGGCGCTCGCCCGCCGTGACACATGGTCGGGCAAGACGATCCTCTGGCCGGTCGAAGGCACCAGCCTCGTTGTTCCGGTCGATCTGGCGGCGCTGCCGACCTATACCCGCAACCGCGACTTCGATGGCTTCCGCGGCTTCGGCGTCGTCCGGCTTTCCGACGCGCAGGAAGATCCGCTGGCGCTTGGCCTGACACTCGGCCCTGATGGTATCGGCCATGATGCAGCGAGCCTCGGCCCGCCCGCCGAGACCATTGCCGAGGTGGCGCACGAAGCGGAGACAGTGCTTGAAGAGCCCCTGATCGATCCCTCCCCGACGCAGGAGGTCGAGGATCAGGCGCTTACGGCAAGCGAACCACAGGCGGAGCCAGCGCCGGAAGAGATTGCCACCGAGCAGGCGGCCGAGATACCTGCCCAAGAAAGTGCTGCCGAAAAAGCGGAAGGCAGCGCCGATGCCGGCGACATTTCCGCCGCCGAGCCGGTAGCGGAACTTCCGCAAGAGCCGCCGGCGCTTCGGATTTCGGAAACGCCTAATCGCCGTTTCTCCGACAAGATCGTTCAGCTCCACAACACCGGTGCCGGACTGACGGCCGCCGAACAGGCCAATTTCCGCGAGATCGCCAAGCGCCTCGAAGCCTTCGGCGCCAACAAGGACGAGCCCGCCGCCCCGGCGCCGATGGAACCCAACGCCACGGAAACGGCCGCCTTCAACGAGGCCTCCGGACCCGAAGCGTTCGGGGCCGAAACACCCACCGCCGACCAGGCGGACATACCGTCGCTCGAGGAGATCGCGCCGCAGGAGGCGATCTTCGAGAATGCCGTTGAGGCGGAGCGCGAAGACGACGGCGCCACCGAAGAGCCGGCTGTCATAGTCGAGGACGAGGCGACGGAAGGGCTGGAGGAGACGGCCAGCCAGATCGAGGTTCTCACAAGCTTCATCCCGCCGCGCATCAAGATGACGGACGGGCTTTCGGTGGGCACGGTCGACCAACTGCCTGTTGCCGTGCTCATCCATATCGGCGATGCGCTGATCCACGCCAATCCGGAATTCATGCGGCTGACGGGCTACGGTTCGCTCGACGCATTGCGCGAGGTAGGCGGCATCGAAGGTCTGCTGCAGCGCCGCGAACTCGAGGAGAAGGCCGCGGGCTCCGGCACCATGATGCTCGTCAAGGCCGATGATACGCTGGCGCCGGTGACCGCGCGGCTGCAATCGGTGCGCTGGGAAGACGCCAACGCCCTGATGCTGGCGCTGATGCCGGTGGAAGGCAAGGAAGATGGCCGCGGCGACGCAAACCGTTTCGACGGTCGGTCCGAAGACCGCCCCGAGCGGATGGTCGAGAAGGTCGCTAAACTCCAGGTCGAAGTGGAGGAATTGCGCTCGATCCTGGAAACGGCGACCGACGGCGTCGTCGTCATTGGCACCGAGGGCGACATCCGCTCGATGAACCGGTCGGCCAGCGCGCTTTTCAATTACGACGAACAGGAGACGCGCGGCAAACCCTTCGTCATGCTGTTTGCCCATGAGAGCCAGAAGGCAGTCATCGACTATCTGAACGGCCTCTCCGGCCATGGCGTGGCAAGCGTGTTGAACGACGGGCGCGAAGTGATCGGCCGCGAGGCCGCCGGTGGCTTCGTGCCGCTGTTCATGACGATGGGCCAGCTCACCTCCTCCAACGGCTATTGCGCCGTCATCCGCGATATCACCCAGTGGAAGCGCACCGAGGACGAGCTGCGCAACGCCAAGGGCGCTGCCGAAACCGCCAACGCCCACAAGACCGATTTCCTCGCCCGCGTCAGCCATGAGATCCGCACGCCGCTCAACGCCATCATCGGCTTTTCCGATATGATGGCCGGCGAGCGCTTCGGGCCGATCGGCCATCCGCGTTATATCGAATATGCCAACGACATCGGCCGCTCCGGCCGGCACGTCCTCGATATCGTTAACGACCTGCTCGACATCTCGAAGATCGAGGCGGGCGAGATGGATCTCGATTTTGCCGCCGTCGGCCTCAACGAGGCGGTTTCCGAAGCCGTGGCTCTGGTGCAGCCGCAGGCGAACGGCCAGCGCGTCATCATCCGCACGGCGCTGTCGCAGGCAGTACCTGAGGTCGTAGCGGATCTGCGCTCGATCAAGCAGATCGCGCTGAACATCCTGTCGAACGCCATCCGCTTCACCCCGTCAGGCGGGCAGATCGTCGTTTCGACGTCCTATGAGGCGAATGGCAGCGTTGTCCTCAGGGTCCGCGATACCGGCATCGGCATGACGCGCAGCGAACTCGACCAGGCGATGAAGCCGTTCCGGCAGGTCTCCTCGACCCAATCGCGTCATCGCGGCGACGGCACCGGGCTCGGCCTGCCGCTGACCAAGGCGATGGTCGATGCCAACCGGGCGACTTTCACGATCAATTCGGCGCCGAACGAGGGCACGCTCGTCGAGATCACCTTCCCGTCGCAACGCGTGCTGGCCGGTTGA